TCAAGAAGCGGTGGAAGACCTCCAGCCTCGCTCAGTGCCTCCGTCATGCGATTGGGGGCCAGCGCAAGCATCAGTGGGTGAGCCTCGGGGTGGATTTTCTGATAGTCAGACCAATCGTCGAAGGACAGCAGAGGCAGCCGCATGCGCTCGGACAACTCCAAGAGGAAACGATCGGCCTCTTCAGAACTCAATGGGTGATGAACCAGAACTGAGCCCTGAGCAGCAAAGGGCTGAAGTGCTTCAGCCACGAGAGCCCACCAGCTTTGCCAAGACCCAAGGAAAGGAAGCAACTCAACGTCCGCGCCTTCACGCTGCATGCGATGTCTGATCTCAGGCACATCCGCACGCGCATGCGATCCCGGCCACAACAACAAAGGCACCAACCAACTGGGCTGCTCTGAGCACGCCGGTGGTGTATCGGCAGTGAGCACTTCCAGCTGCACAGGAGCCTGACGACGTTGCTGGAGCGCCTGCTGCAGCTCAATCAATGATTCAGGAACGACGCCACCTGAGCGTCCATGCACAACCAACCTGATCGCTCGCTGACAACCATGATCGCTATTCCGTAGCAATGGCCACGGATCAAAGGTCGAACTGACTGCTGTCATCGATGAATTGTCATTCCTCCTGCTGCCATGCCACGCCGTCGATCCATAGATCGCACTGTCTCTGAAGGTCGGTTCCAGCGAGACTCCACCGTTCAAAGCTATCGCTCGGAAAGGGCCAACCGTCATTGGCATGCCGATAACAGACGCAGCAGTAACCACAGGGACTCCCGGTTCAAAAGTGAACTCGACCGGGATTTCGCCGCCATGAAACGCGTTTGGCAGATGCTTCGCTACGGAGCCATCCGAATGATTGGCGAAATAGGACGCCAATACTGATTCCGCGGAAGTCAGCCTTCTAGTGCCCAATCAGCAAAAATAAATGTAGCCATAGCCACCAATTCAGCAATCGAGATTCATTTCACGGCCAACCGCGAAAACTGTTTGAACCACTACAAACAAGAGGGTCACGAACTTGTTAACTGATGCCATGGCGCTTCACCCCATTGCGAAGCGTTCCTCTGAACAATTTGATTGATCAGCATTAATTGATGATCAATCAAGTCACTCTTTGCTTAACAAGATCATGACGACTAGCTCACCTTCCAGGCCTTATCTGGATGGCAAGAAGCTGAATAAGATCGAGCAGAACAAGTCGGCCAAAGATGGCCTACTAGTTGGAAGTGAGATTGAGAAATTTGCCGAAATGGGGTGGGAGCAGGTTGATGAAACCGACCTTCAATTGCGATTGAAATGGTATGGAATGTTTTGGCGGCCGAAAACACCCGGCAAATTTATGCTGCGCCTGCGGGTTCCGAACGGCGTGCTTTCGGCTCAACAGTTACGCGTTATCGGATCCATTGTTGAGCGCTACGGAGATAACGGCAACTGTGATATCACCACCAGGCAGAACTTGCAATTGAGAGGAGTGCTTCTTGGCGACCTGCCAGAAATCCTCAGGCGCCTGAAAGAGGCTGATCTGAGTACCATCCAGTCTGGCTTTGATAACCCCCGCAATGTCACCGGAAACCCAATTGCGGGAATTGATCCAAAGGAAATTCTCGATACCAGACCTTACACGGATGAACTTGAAAACTTTTTAACAAACAACCGAAAGGGCAATCCTGAGTACTCCAATCTTCCCAGAAAGTGGAATACGGCAGTAGCCGGTGCAAAAGACAATTTCCTTCTTCACAACGACATTGCATTCCATCCCGTTGAAAAAGATGGTGTGATGGGATTCGCTGTGTGGATTGGCGGCATTCTTTCATCACAGATGAATGCCTATGCCATTCCGCTGAATGCCTGGGTCAAGCCAAATGAAATTTGTCGGATGACCGATACGGTGATTCGTCTCTGGAGAGACAACGGAGAACGCAACAAACGCCCGAAAGGTCGATTCAGAATGTATCTCGATGAAGTTGGCCACGACAACTTCCGCAATCAGGTTGAAGAACAGTTCGGGCCATTAACACCCGACCCAGGGTCTGTGTTTGACACCACGCCCCGATCGCACTACGGCATTCACCCGCAAAAACAGGATGGGCTCGTCTTTGCGGGTCTCCACGTTCCGGTTGGTCGACTAACAGCACAGGATCTTCATGATCTGGCCACAGCGAGCATCACCTACGGAAGCGGAGAAGTGCGGCTCACTGAAGATCAGAACGTGATCATTGTTGGACTGCCGCAAGCACAGGTCGAAGCTTTTGAAAGCGATCCACTGCTCGCACGATTTCCGCTAAAACCTGGTGCGATTTCGGCTGGCACCGTGTCATGCACAGGAAGCACGTATTGCGGATTTGCACTCACCAACACCAAGGATCAAGCCTTGGCAGCTGCCAAAGAGCTCGATCAGGAGCTTGATCTGCCTGAAGAACTGAAAATTCACTGGACAGGTTGCCCCAACAGCTGCGGCCAGGCCTACATGGGCGCAATCGGCCTGACAGGCGCCAAAGCCAAAAACAGTGAGGGCAAAACAGATGATGGCTACACGATGACCCTTGGTGGATCACAAGGACCCAATCCGACGGTGGGTGAACTTCATCAGAAGGCCATTCCGGCTGAAAACATCAAAGAGGTTCTGCGCGAAGTGCTGATTGAACGATTCGGCGCAAAACCGCGAACTAAAAGCTGAAACAGCTGAACAGATCAATCGTTTTGCCGTGTTGGTGCTGACTTTTTGAGGCCATCACAGGCAAACCAAACACACGACAACTTGCATTATTAATTTATGTCTAGCAACAGCGATTTGTTCTCAAGACTGGTCAACTGGTTTACAAAAGCTGGCCAAGATAAACAACCGATTTCACGGGCTGCGCATCAGCAGGATGCGTTTTCCAGATTAATGAACAAGATCAGCGGCTAACTGTTGATCTCAGCACTTTATCAATCACTTCATTCCCTCTTAACCGCATTGAACTCATGAGTGTGACTGCTTCACAGATGGACTACGTCCTGCCCAATGAACTTGTTGACGGCATGATCGGTGCCGGTGGCAAGAAATCCACCGTCAGCGTCAAAAACCTCTTGCTCAGAGGATTTTATTCGGGAGCCATCCTTGGTCTGGCCGTGATCCTTGCACTCACAGTGGGGCTCAAAAGTGGTCAACCATGGCTGGGCTCGCTGCTCTTCCCATTCGGTTTCGCCAGCATTGTCTTGTTTGGCATGGAGTTGGTCACAGGCAACTTCGCTCTTCTGCCAATGGCCACCTGGGCAGGTAAAAGCACCTGGGGTGCAACCTTTCGAAACTGGGGTTGGGTGTGGCTCGGCAACTGGATTGGAACTGCGGTTGTGGCAGTTCTGATGGCCATCAGCCTCACCAGTGGAGGAACAGTTGATCCTGCATCAGCTGCTGATGGTGGTGGAATGTGGCAACAGGTGGCAGCAAAAATCATCGCGTTGAATAAAACCAACGTTGTTGTCAAATATGAGAACCTTCAGTCGATGGGATTCTTCCTTGCCATTATTCGAGGCTTAATCGCCAACTGGCTGGTTTGCCTCGGTGTAACCATGGCCCTGGTGAGTAAAAGTGTGCCTGGAAAGATTCTGGCTTGCTGGCTACCCATCACAGCCTTCCAATCAATGGGGATGGAGCACATTGTGGTGAATCAGTTTCTGCACACCGCCGGGCCAATCCTCGGATCTGGAGTTCCTTTCTGGAAGTGCATTTTCTGGAACTTCCTGCCCGTCACCATTGGCAACATCATTGGCGGCATGGTGTTCATCGGCATGCTCTTTTACAGCACCCACCGCACCAACATCAGTAACGTGCTTCCAAGCGAACATGATGACAAACTGGAACGCGAGCTGGCCGCTGAGCTTGGCGCCCGCTGATTGATGTTCTGTGTCTCTACCCGTGAATGAAGCCGTTCTCTGGGAACGGCTTTCAAAATCACGACGTGCTCCTTTGGAGCCCGAATGGCTGGGGGAGGTTTACTCTCCCAGCTTTTCAGTTGAGCTACGCCGTGCGCTCTGCGAAAAGCTTGGAATGCTGGCTGAACAAGGCTGGCCAATCATTGAACGATTGATTCAGCAGCATGGAGCACTTCCCGATCTTGTGCTGGCAGCTGGACTGTGCCACCAGCCAGCAGCGAGAGACTGGCTACTTGATCAACTCAAAAACAGCTCCGAATTAGCTGAAGTCAACCTCTGCATTCTTGAGGCTTTGTCTTGCTGGGGTGCAGATGTTCCAGAACATGTGGTGAAGGAGTGTTTGCATCACCCCGGACAACATCATCGCTTGGCGGGATTGCAGTTAGTGGGTTTCCGCGCTCATAGCCTGAGCGACGAGGAATTACTCAAGTTATGCACTGAACCCCTCAACGATTTCCGCGATCCAGTAGTGATCGCCACGATTCGGGTGTTGCAACGCAGGGATGGGGCGGTGATCAGTGAACACCTATCGGATCTGTGCAAAACCGGATCCGACGATGTCGCTGCTGCTGCGTTCCGTGCCCTTGGCTGCATCGCAACTCCGATCAGTCAACGTTGGCTGAAAGAGCTCAGCCAAACGCTCAGCAGTGAATCACGCAAACAATTGGCCTGCCAACAGTTGCAACAGCAATTTCGAATCTGAGCAAACAAAAGCCCGACGTTTGTCGGGCTGAAAACTTTATTGCGTTACTTCAGTAAAAACCAACAAGTGGAGTCACCACTTTTTGTATGGGAGAAACTTTCCGCACATCGTAATCTGAACACGATCACCCTTAGGATCTTCAATCTTGTCCACATCCAGGGTGAAATCGATAGCACTCATGATTCCATCTCCAAACTTTTCCTGAATCACATCCTTCAGCGGCATGCCATACACCTGCATGATCTCGTAAAAGCGATAGATCAGGGGATCGGTTGGAATCACAGGCTCAAGACTGCCTTTGGTCGGAAACTCCTGAATCGCAGCTGTGATTGCGGGGTCCAACGACAGTAATGACGCCAGCTTCTCAGCCTCATCGGCAGAGGCTGTGGCCTGTCCATAGAACAGAGAAGCAATCCACACCTCGTCAAGCCCAAGAGCCGCCTCAAGATCG
This genomic window from Synechococcus sp. MIT S9220 contains:
- a CDS encoding ferredoxin--nitrite reductase produces the protein MTTSSPSRPYLDGKKLNKIEQNKSAKDGLLVGSEIEKFAEMGWEQVDETDLQLRLKWYGMFWRPKTPGKFMLRLRVPNGVLSAQQLRVIGSIVERYGDNGNCDITTRQNLQLRGVLLGDLPEILRRLKEADLSTIQSGFDNPRNVTGNPIAGIDPKEILDTRPYTDELENFLTNNRKGNPEYSNLPRKWNTAVAGAKDNFLLHNDIAFHPVEKDGVMGFAVWIGGILSSQMNAYAIPLNAWVKPNEICRMTDTVIRLWRDNGERNKRPKGRFRMYLDEVGHDNFRNQVEEQFGPLTPDPGSVFDTTPRSHYGIHPQKQDGLVFAGLHVPVGRLTAQDLHDLATASITYGSGEVRLTEDQNVIIVGLPQAQVEAFESDPLLARFPLKPGAISAGTVSCTGSTYCGFALTNTKDQALAAAKELDQELDLPEELKIHWTGCPNSCGQAYMGAIGLTGAKAKNSEGKTDDGYTMTLGGSQGPNPTVGELHQKAIPAENIKEVLREVLIERFGAKPRTKS
- a CDS encoding DNA mismatch repair protein MutS — its product is MHGRSGGVVPESLIELQQALQQRRQAPVQLEVLTADTPPACSEQPSWLVPLLLWPGSHARADVPEIRHRMQREGADVELLPFLGSWQSWWALVAEALQPFAAQGSVLVHHPLSSEEADRFLLELSERMRLPLLSFDDWSDYQKIHPEAHPLMLALAPNRMTEALSEAGGLPPLLDLALIRQGLIDLLAALP
- a CDS encoding HEAT repeat domain-containing protein, with the translated sequence MNEAVLWERLSKSRRAPLEPEWLGEVYSPSFSVELRRALCEKLGMLAEQGWPIIERLIQQHGALPDLVLAAGLCHQPAARDWLLDQLKNSSELAEVNLCILEALSCWGADVPEHVVKECLHHPGQHHRLAGLQLVGFRAHSLSDEELLKLCTEPLNDFRDPVVIATIRVLQRRDGAVISEHLSDLCKTGSDDVAAAAFRALGCIATPISQRWLKELSQTLSSESRKQLACQQLQQQFRI
- a CDS encoding formate/nitrite transporter family protein, with the protein product MDYVLPNELVDGMIGAGGKKSTVSVKNLLLRGFYSGAILGLAVILALTVGLKSGQPWLGSLLFPFGFASIVLFGMELVTGNFALLPMATWAGKSTWGATFRNWGWVWLGNWIGTAVVAVLMAISLTSGGTVDPASAADGGGMWQQVAAKIIALNKTNVVVKYENLQSMGFFLAIIRGLIANWLVCLGVTMALVSKSVPGKILACWLPITAFQSMGMEHIVVNQFLHTAGPILGSGVPFWKCIFWNFLPVTIGNIIGGMVFIGMLFYSTHRTNISNVLPSEHDDKLERELAAELGAR
- the cynS gene encoding cyanase produces the protein MAAPSPSTLTASLMAAKKAKGMSFADLEAALGLDEVWIASLFYGQATASADEAEKLASLLSLDPAITAAIQEFPTKGSLEPVIPTDPLIYRFYEIMQVYGMPLKDVIQEKFGDGIMSAIDFTLDVDKIEDPKGDRVQITMCGKFLPYKKW